Proteins encoded in a region of the Coffea eugenioides isolate CCC68of chromosome 4, Ceug_1.0, whole genome shotgun sequence genome:
- the LOC113768879 gene encoding ethylene-responsive transcription factor WIN1-like: MDGSMDAQSSKVQSQSQDPFTSLPLLPMMATATPPESIEVQVDMESPRRENITIHGRRRFLGVRQRPSGRWVAEIKDSSQKLRLWLGTFDRAEEAALAYDNASRLLRGRNAKTNFTYNGTMDTREENLSLLGKNPRLYQLLKHAITKNLAKSSALDSSKSTRNFTDQRFCEGESSPVDHVVTTVEDNIIGNEDHDQSQEKRGLRGISLGSSKVYSSVIVAPSFSASLSQGREEPENNSQGTLFNSLFYQTNVMSHHKLV; this comes from the coding sequence ATGGATGGTAGCATGGACGCTCAAAGCTCAAAAGTACAATCTCAGTCCCAAGATCCATTTACAAGTCTACCCTTGCTGCCTATGATGGCAACAGCAACCCCTCCTGAAAGTATTGAAGTGCAAGTAGACATGGAAAGTCCAAGACGAGAAAATATTACCATCCATGGAAGAAGAAGATTTTTAGGAGTTAGACAAAGGCCTTCGGGAAGATGGGTAGCTGAAATCAAGGATTCATCTCAGAAGCTGAGGCTTTGGCTGGGGACTTTTGACAGAGCTGAAGAAGCAGCCTTGGCTTATGACAATGCATCTAGACTTCTAAGGGGAAGAAATGCTAAGACAAACTTTACATACAATGGAACCATGGATACTCGCGAAGAAAATCTTAGTTTGCTGGGAAAGAATCCAAGGCTTTATCAGCTTCTTAAACATGCCATCACGAAGAACCTGGCGAAATCCTCAGCTCTCGATTCTTCAAAATCTACGCGGAATTTTACTGATCAGAGATTCTGTGAAGGAGAAAGCAGTCCTGTTGATCATGTTGTAACAACAGTTGAAGACAATATAATTGGAAATGAAGATCATGATCAGTCTCAAGAAAAACGTGGGCTCCGCGGGATCTCACTTGGCAGCTCAAAGGTGTATTCTTCTGTTATTGTGGCTCCTTCTTTCAGCGCTTCTTTAAGTCAAGGAAGAGAAGAACCAGAGAACAATTCTCAGGGGACTCTGTTTAATTCACTGTTTTATCAGACAAATGTAATGTCCCACCACAAACTAGTATAA
- the LOC113768881 gene encoding putative disease resistance protein At1g50180 codes for MAEQVVILLLDKIADYLIEGAAGLWPKDLKLRDQIEWVEGELRRMQCFIKDVDSRQDADERVKNWVADLREVAYDTDDILDSFVYSLVQGQQRGVLVTFLKRYFLSFNELILCRKLNDQIKRIRIRLQEISDRKSTYGIGNIGIGTEGAGFAASRLQERRRSSVHVCEDIVGLVEDVKIIESQLIHGESRRCVVSVVGMAGIGKTTLAKRVYLKSDLKEHVDCCAFVYVSQNFRAREILQELGKKLMGNVGGDFGRASNEELREIISSFLESKRYLIVLDDLWNFADWDDLKAAFPEEKNGSRILLTTRFKDVALYADSKSTPHELC; via the coding sequence ATGGCTGAACAAGTAGTTATTTTACTATTGGACAAGATTGCTGACTATCTGATTGAGGGAGCTGCAGGTTTATGGCCAAAGGACCTGAAGCTACGTGATCAGATTGAATGGGTCGAAGGGGAGCTGAGGCGAATGCAGTGCTTCATCAAGGACGTAGATTCAAGACAAGATGCTGATGAAAGAGTCAAAAATTGGGTTGCAGACTTAAGGGAGGTTGCATATGATACAGATGATATTCTTGACTCTTTTGTTTACAGTCTGGTACAAGGACAGCAGAGGGGAGTTCTTGTTACATTTCTCAAGAGGTACTTCCTCTCCTTTAATGAGTTGATCTTATGTCGTAAGTTGAATGATCAGATAAAACGAATCAGGATTAGACTCCAAGAGATTAGTGACAGAAAATCCACATACGGAATTGGAAATATAGGAATAGGGACAGAAGGGGCTGGTTTTGCAGCTAGCAGACTGCAAGAGAGGAGAAGATCATCTGTTCATGTTTGCGAGGATATTGTTGGTCTGGTTGAAGATGTAAAAATAATTGAATCACAGTTGATTCATGGAGAATCAAGGCGTTGTGTTGTCTCAGTTGTCGGCATGGCAGGTATAGGCAAGACCACTCTTGCCAAGAGAGTTTACCTTAAATCTGATCTTAAGGAGCATGTTGATTGCTGTGCTTTTGTTTATGTCTCTCAAAATTTTAGAGCAAGAGAGATATTACAAGAACTGGGGAAAAAATTGATGGGAAATGTAGGAGGAGATTTTGGAAGAGCAAGCAATGAAGAATTGCGGGAGATAATCTCAAGTTTTTTGGAGAGTAAAAGGTATCTTATAGTTTTGGATGATTTGTGGAATTTTGCAGATTGGGATGATCTCAAAGCAGCCTTTCCTGAGGAGAAAAATGGGAGTAGAATTCTGCTTACTACCCGTTTTAAAGATGTTGCTCTCTATGCTGACTCGAAAAGTACCCCACATGAACTCTGCTAA
- the LOC113768882 gene encoding probable disease resistance RPP8-like protein 2 yields MNDEDCWKLFSKMVQLDRESSASLPPWAEELGKQMLRRCGGLPLAIVVLGGLLSRKDATFNEWQKVFQSMHWQLRQEPMQYGDVLALSYMDLPHYLKSCFLYFGLFPEDFEISARRLMLLWVAEGFVLPRGQQPLEDVAEDYLEELIGRNMVQVAKRKSNGRIKACRIHDLLRDLSISIAKEEHFLDFIHGDVNADSVTTRCRRLGIHSGEISITENTPKVRSLLCFDSVESNFKPRKVKLLRVLDLEGAYLTQLDSEIGNLIHLRYLSLRETWLKRFPSTIGYLEKLQTLDLRSTLISPIPLAIWKLLNLRFLYFNELKEMVVDPPKDAALTHLQTWQGLCITQKSRIENGLDKLTNIRELELHGELYAQEAALAKWILNSKNLECLKLHANPVTAFVVDAHTKIQDFDRTRLSIPKSTMFADHFFLSKLHLDGYIKKLYDVEHFPPNLEELSLKDSYLMEDPMPKLEKLQNLRVLKLKQCAYVGKELVCSSGGFPQLHLLKLSFLTLQTWRIEEGSLCNLKQLEIVECKQLKILPRGLHPLTSLKDLRLGYMPHEFALKARDRAGENWYRIHRVPPL; encoded by the coding sequence ATGAATGACGAGGATTGTTGGAAATTGTTCTCCAAGATGGTGCAATTAGACCGGGAATCCTCTGCAAGTTTGCCACCATGGGCTGAAGAATTAGGTAAGCAGATGCTGAGGAGATGTGGGGGATTACCACTTGCTATTGTGGTGCTAGGTGGCCTGCTGTCAAGAAAAGATGCAACCTTTAACGAGTGGCAAAAGGTGTTTCAGAGTATGCATTGGCAGTTGAGGCAAGAACCAATGCAATATGGAGATGTGTTGGCCCTGAGTTATATGGACTTGCCACACTACTTGAAATCATGTTTCTTATACTTTGGTCTCTTCCCTGAGGATTTTGAAATTTCTGCAAGGAGATTGATGCTGCTGTGGGTTGCAGAGGGATTTGTGCTGCCAAGAGGTCAACAACCCCTTGAAGATGTAGCAGAAGATTACTTGGAAGAGCTTATTGGAAGAAACATGGTTCAAGTGGCTAAAAGGAAGTCCAATGGAAGGATTAAAGCATGCCGAATCCATGACCTTCTCAGAGACCTTTCAATCTCAATAGCCAAGGAGGAACACTTCCTTGATTTCATCCATGGAGATGTCAATGCTGATTCTGTTACAACAAGATGTCGCAGACTTGGCATTCATTCTGGAGAAATCTCCATTACAGAGAACACTCCAAAAGTTCGTTCATTGTTGTGCTTTGATTCGGTTGAATCGAATTTCAAACCAAGGAAGGTTAAGCTCTTGCGCGTGCTTGACTTAGAAGGCGCTTACTTAACTCAGCTGGACTCTGAAATAGGAAATCTCATCCATTTGAGGTACCTGAGTTTAAGAGAAACTTGGTTAAAAAGATTTCCATCAACAATTGGCTACCTTGAGAAGTTGCAAACTTTGGACTTGAGGTCGACATTGATTAGTCCAATCCCCCTTGCAATTTGGAAGCTGCTGAACCTGCGGTTCTTGTACTTCAATGAACTGAAAGAAATGGTTGTGGATCCACCAAAGGATGCAGCTCTAACTCATCTCCAAACTTGGCAAGGGTTATGCATTACCCAAAAGAGTCGAATTGAGAATGGCTTGGACAAATTGACCAACATAAGAGAACTGGAATTGCATGGTGAGCTGTATGCACAAGAAGCTGCCTTGGCAAAGTGGATTCTCAACTCAAAGAACCTGGAATGTCTGAAGCTACATGCTAATCCAGTTACAGCATTCGTGGTTGATGCTCACACTAAAATTCAGGACTTTGACAGAACCCGTCTTTCGATCCCCAAGTCAACGATGTTTGCagatcatttttttctttctaagcTGCATCTGGACGGATATATCAAGAAGCTCTATGATGTTGAACATTTTCCACCGAACCTTGAGGAGCTATCATTGAAAGACTCCTATTTGATGGAAGATCCCATGCCAAAGCTGGAGAAGCTGCAGAATCTTAGAgtcctaaaattgaaacaatgTGCGTACGTGGGGAAAGAATTAGTTTGCTCAAGTGGAGGGTTTCCTCAACTGCATTTGCTGAAACTTTCTTTCCTCACATTACAGACTTGGAGGATAGAGGAAGGATCATTGTGCAACCTTAAACAGTTGGAAATTGTAGAATGCAAACAACTGAAGATTCTCCCGAGGGGATTGCATCCATTGACTAGTCTGAAGGATCTGAGATTAGGATATATGCCCCATGAATTCGCATTGAAGGCTCGAGATCGTGCAGGGGAGAACTGGTACAGAATTCATCGCGTGCCTCCATTATAA